DNA from Leptospira harrisiae:
CGATAAGTTTCTCAAAGTGAAGTGTCCCCCACGGAAGCGTGGCCAGGGATGGCCTAAGCTCGCCAGTCGGAACAGGAAGTTCCGCTGGCAGGAGTGGGGGATAGTGAACTCGTTAAGAAGGAGGGAAATACAGAGGAGAAGAGAAACCATCCTTTTGGGAATCGGATGGGTGGGAAGGGAATGTTAAGAATTTCCTTTAAGTATATCGTTTATTTCTTTGTCTGAGATGGAATTGATTTGTTAGATTCGATTTTGTTAAACTAAAAATAGAATCCCAGCTTCTGGATTTTTTGTAAAAGCGATGATCGTCTCGCAATTTTCTTTCAGCAAAGTAACAACTGAAGATGTGCTGCAATTCCCACGTTTGATTTGAATTATTTTGGGTGGAAAACCTTTCTTTTCCAAAATCTTATTAAAATCATTATCTTTAGTAACGATAATTAGTTTTTTTTCATACGCTTTCTCCCAGATGAGTTCATCTGATGACTGGATACCGAGTGAAAAAACATGTTTTGAATTTGGAAAAATGTCAGATAAATGTTCGACTAGATTTGGAGATAGATTTGCGTCATACAATAGCATTTAGGCTACAAGAATTGATTTATTTTGATCAGCAGCAAAAGCTAAACTCGCCAAAATATCTTCTTTAGTGAGATAAGGAAACTCTCGTAAAATTTCATCATATTCCATACCCGAAGCTAGATAGTCAAGAA
Protein-coding regions in this window:
- a CDS encoding DUF5615 family PIN-like protein, with the translated sequence MLLYDANLSPNLVEHLSDIFPNSKHVFSLGIQSSDELIWEKAYEKKLIIVTKDNDFNKILEKKGFPPKIIQIKRGNCSTSSVVTLLKENCETIIAFTKNPEAGILFLV
- a CDS encoding DUF433 domain-containing protein; its protein translation is MLDYRKYISFDKDVRGGKPCIRGMRITVYDILDYLASGMEYDEILREFPYLTKEDILASLAFAADQNKSILVA